The DNA window CTGGGTGTGGGATGACCGGTTTACGAGCGTTACAGCGGCCGGAACATTCACGGCCGCACTGCACTACTTGGTGCGAAAGGGGGGACTCGAACCCCCACGCCTTGCGGCGTCAGAACCTAAATCTGGTGCGTCTACCAATTCCGCCACTTTCGCAATGCCGTACGTGCCCCGGCATTGTTGCAGGGATGCCCGCAAAGAAAAAGCGCTGCGATGAGATGCAGTACGGTCTAAGTCGGCATTGGAGTCGATTGCAAGTCATCGAAGCTCGAACGAGCCAACGTGAGGCGCAACGCGGTGAACGGTTAATCCTTTCGCCCTAGTCCGTGGCAAAGCCTCGTACTTTTACTCATAACCTCGTAACTGCGGGGTTTGCAAAAATTCCGTTAAATTCAGCGAGAGGGCAGCAGTCGCGATGAGAGACCGATATCGCCAGATCGTGGCACTTTTCCGCGATTGCATCAAAGAAATCGACTTGGACTGGCGCATCACGGCGATCAACGTCAGCGGTCTGGCCGAGCTTGGCGCCAGCCGCCCTGACCAGCTCGTCTCCCGCCCATGGCGCGAGTTCTGGCCACCTGAGGCCATTGGCTTGGTCGATGCGGCGATCGCCGCGTCTGCGGATGGCTCCATTCACGAGTTCGAAAGCTCCTGCGTCAATTTCGCCGGCGTGCGCCAGACCTGGCAGGTGGTCACCAGCCCGCTGTTCGACGCGCTTGGCAACGTCGAGGCGATCCTGGCGGTGAGCAAGAACATCTCCGACCGGCGGGCGCTGGAAGTGGCCTTTCATAACCTGGATACCACCTTGAAGGTGGAGCGCGCGTGTTCCACCGGAGCCTTGATGCTGGCGCGCCCGCGCGAAAACTCGCTATCGACGCAGTTGCACAGCTTGTGCGATCTGCAGGAGCGCTTTGAAGGCGATCTGGACATTGCACGCGACGCACAGGGGGCAGCCGGAAAAATCTCCGAGCAGGCCCAGAAAGGCGAAGCGGTGGGACAGCTGCTGGCAAGCGTGTTGCACGATTTGAACAATGTGCTGCAGGCCGCCACATCCGCGATCGACTTGGTCGTGCAGCGCGCGCAGATCGACGCGCACGATGCCAAGCTACTGAGTGTGGCCGACACTGCGCTTCAACATGTCTCTGTCATGGCGCAGCGCTTGGTCGGATTTTCGCGCCAATACCCGTATAGCCCCGAATTTGTGGATCTTGCCGAACTGGTAGAGCAGCTCAGCCCTCTACTGGAACAGGTGATCGGCGCAGGCCTGCAATTGCAGGTACGCACCACCCACGGCGGATGTTGCGCCATGGTCGACCGCCACACGGTGGAGCGCGCCATTTTGAATCTGGTGATCAACTCCCGCGATGCCTGCGCAAGCGGCGACAGAATCAGCGTGGAGACCGGTGAAACATTCGTCGCCGCCGCCGACGCGCGCCTGACCAAACCTGCCGGGCATTACGTGACCATCGCCGTTGCCGACAACGGGCACGGCATGGATAGCGAGGTGCAATCGCGATTGTTCGAGGCCTACTTCACCACCAAGGACGCCGACAAAGGTGATGGGCTGGGATTGGCGCAGGTATATAGCGCGGCACGGCAAGCAGGTGGCTTTGTCGAGGTGACCTCAGCGCCAAGCGAAGGCGCGCGTTTCTTGCTTGCGTTTCCGCGCACGCAGCAGGACTAGACGCTGGCGCTAAACGCGTCGCGCTTAGAGCGGCTAACAAAACGTAGCGAGCAGTCGTTGGGTGGGTGCGGACGGCGCGGAGGAACCGCAGTGTACGCGTGGTACATGCCGATTCCGGGCACCGGCCGCGCGCGCCTGGCGGCGCAGCGTTTTGTTAGCCGCTCTAAGTTCTAAAGGCAACGCTGAAAAAGTCCCCGGTAGCTGCAAAGATTGGCGTATAGGTGCTTCGCCGTGAGGGGAATCACGAAACAGCAGAGGTTGGCGATGGCAGCCGATCAAGGTATTGGTTTTGAACAGTATCGTCGGCCAGCGCGTTGTGGCATGTTGCTGGCGACGATGGAGCAGATCGTGCCATGGTCTGCGCTGTGAGCCTTACGACCGTGAAGGCGGGCAGGGCAAGGGTTGGCCGCCGGTGGGGTTGGAGCGGATGTTACAGATGTACTTTGTGCAGCCGACGTCCCCCCGACTTTGAGTAGTCATCCCTGAAAAACCCTCAACACCAACTCACCGCAACGCTTTATAGGCCGCACAGGCGTGCCAGAACTGCCGGTTTTCGCTACGTTGAGGTCTGGTTTCTTGCAATTTGCGCCCATGCGTACACGCCGCTGCTGCTGAGCGTATCTGTGCCGACGCGTTATTCCGTAACAATTTTCCCTAATCCGACACTGCCTGCCGGCGCAGCGCGGCAATGTCAGCATGACCAACCTGCAAGTGGTCAACGCCATCCTTTACGTTGCTGAGCATGGCTGCAAATGGCGCGGCCTGCCCACGCGCTTTGGCAACTGGCATACGGTGTACACGCGTATGAACCGTTGGGCCAAGGCGGGGGTGCTGGACCGGATGTTTGCCCAATTGCAGAAGTCCCAGATCGTGCGCATCAAAATCGAAGCGGTCTCGCTGGACTCCACCAGCGTCAAGGTGCATCCCGATGGCACAGGTGCATTAAAAAAAACGGCCCGCAGGCCATCGGCAAATCCCGCGGTGGATGGAACACCAAGATTCATATGGTTGCCGCAGATGCTCGAACAGCCATCACGTTTGGATTGACGCCTGGCAATGCGCATGACGCACCTGCAGGCCGCACGTTGCTTGAACATCTGGGGCCAGTGAAGCGGCCGATTCATCTCCTGATGGACCGCGCTTACGAAGGCAACGAAACCCGCCAGCTGGCGCTTGATCTTGGCTTCGTGCCGGTGGTTCCGCCGAAGTCCAACCGGGTCGAGCCTTGGGAATACAACCGGGAGATGTACAAGCGACGCAACGAAGTGGAGAGACTGTTCCGTCGTCTGAAAGGTTACCGCCGGGTTTTCTCACGATTCGAGAAGCTCGACGTCATGTTCCTCGGATTTCTCAGCTTTGTCCTGATCGTTGATGGGCTTCGTATGTGTTAACAGGCCCTACATCGAGATGTTCTACAACACCAGGCGGCAGCACGGACACAACAACCGGCTGTCTCCGGTAGAGTTCGAAAAGCAGCAATCAAAATGAGGCTTCGGGGTGTCTACAGAAGCCTGGCCGATTCAACACTACCGGTGCGGCGGTGGATGCCAAGGCCAAACCGGTTGCGGCTAATGCGGACAATGCGGTCAACCAGCCGCGTTGAGCAAGAAGGTAGGCAAGCCGATCGTGTGTGCGGCGTATCATGGCGCTACGTTCGTGGTGCTGTGTCGATAGCGCGCGCAGTGCCTGGCTGCGCCTTTCCCGATCCCGAGTCCATTGCCCTGCATGAATCCTTCCGCATGAAGAGCATCGATCCTGCCGATCTGGAAGCGTTGTTCGATGCCGTGCCGGACGTATTGTTCTTCGTCAAGGATCGCGAGGGCCGCTACACCCACGTCAACCAGACCATGCTGCGACGCCTGGGGCTGAAGTCGCGCAAGGAACTGATCGGCAAACGCGTGGCCGAAGTGTATCCGAGCGGCTTGGGCGCCAACTACGCCAATCAGGATGAGCAGGTGCTGGCTGGCGCACTCATCGACAACGTGCTTGAGCTGCACCTGTTCGCCAACCGCGAACCGGGCTGGTGTCTTACCTGCAAACGACCGCTGCTGATGGATGGCAAGGTGCAGGGCATCATCGGCATTTCGCGCGATCTGGGGCCGCAGGACGGGCACGAATCGCAGTACGAAAAACTGCGGCTTGCGCTGGCCTACCTCAACGCCAACTACGTGCAGAACGTGCGTATGCAAGCGCTGGTGGAGATCACCGGTTTTTCGATGTCCAAGCTGCAGCGCTCGTTTCGCAAAGTGTTCCAGCTCACTCCGCAACAAGTGCTAGCCAAGCTGCGTCTGCAGATGGCGATGCAGCTATTGCACGGAAGCAAGAGCGTGACCGAAATTGGGCATGCCTGCGGTTTCAGCGATCAAAGCGCGTTTACGCGGCAGTTCAAGGCTGCGGCGGGGATGACGCCGCGTGAGTACCGCATGTTGGTCAATACGGTACAGCTGCCCGTAGAAGCATACCCTGCGTCGGTCGCTCGCGCACAAGGCAGCTCTCGGTTGCGCTGATGCGGTTACGCCAGCATGCGCACTTTCGGCTCGCGCGCCCACTGGCGGGTTTTGGCCGCGGCGATAAACGCCTTGGTATCGGCTGCCGCGATCACGCCGGCGTCCTTACCGACGTTACCGGCGTTCAGCAGCAGCTGCGCGCCATCGTCGAAGGCGATCGCCTTCAGATGCGCCCAGGCGTGACTGACGAAATCCAGTGCAGCCGATTCGCGCGTCAGCAACCTCGCCGCTTCCGAGGACAGTAGTACCGCCACTGCATCGAAGAGTACCGATGGTGTGCCTGCCAACTGACCATCGGCTGCCAGCTGTTTGCAGTCGCTGAGCTTGGCACCACCGAGCTTGGGCGCGACGATTTTGACGGTAGCGCCCTCAGCTTCTGCCGCTTTGCGAATCGCCTTGATCGCAGCTGCATCGGAGCCATCGTGAATCAGAATGCCGACCGTGCGTCCCTGCAGTGTGTCTTTCATCTTGCCGATCAGCTGCAAGGCTGGCGACAACGGCATGTCGGTGGGCGCCACTGCTGTCGGTGGTGCCGGCGGCAAGTTGGTCATGCCCATGCCATGGGCCACGCGCTGTGCCAGTGCCGGGTCGATATGACGCAGGTGGCCGACGATGGCCTCGCGCACGTGTGCGGTTTCTACCTTCGACAATTCGAACACCAGCGCCGATGCGATGTGCGCCTGTTCCGGTGCGGTCTGGCTGCAGTAGAAGAGCCGTGCCTGGCTGTAGTGATCGGCAAAGCTTTCCGTGCGCACGCGGCCTTTTGCGCCGTCTTCGGCCGGCGCTGCGTGGCTGCGGAATCCACGCAGCGCCTCATGCGGCGTATCGGCTTGTAGCGAGCTAGGTTCGTAAGCGACACGGCCCTTGGGCACACCCATCTGCATATGACCGTCGCGCTGATTGTTGGCGAACGGACACTTGGGTGCATTGATCGGAATCTGATGGAAATTCGGCCCACCCAGACGGCTCAGCTGCGTATCCAGATACGAGAACAGGCGGCCCTGCAGCAGCGGATCGTTGCTGAAGTCGATGCCGGGCACGATGTTGGCTGCGCAGTAGGCGACCTGTTCGGTTTCTGCGAAGAAATTATCCGGCCAGCGGTCCAGTACCATGTGGCCGACGATCTGCAGCGGTATCAGTTCTTCGGGAATGACCTTGGTCGAATCCAGATGGTCGAATGGGAATGCGTCGGCCTGCGCTTCGGTAAACAACTGCACGCCGAGCTCCCATTCGGGGAAGTTGCCGCTCTGGATCGCTTCGAATAGATCGCGGCGATGAAAGTCCTGATCGGCACCGGCAATCTTCACTGCTTCGTCCCAGATGGTGGACTGCAAGCCGAGCCTGGGGCGCCAATGAAATTTGACGAAGGTGCTCTCGCCGTTCTCGTTGAGGAAACGGAAGCTGTGGACGCCGAAGCCTTCGATCATGCGCAGCGAGCGCGGGATGGTGCGATCGCTCATCGCCCACATCACCATATGCATCGACTCGGGCGTCAGCGAAATGAAATCCCAGAACGTGTCGTGTGCGCTGGCCGCTTGCGGAAAGCCGCGGTCCGGCTCCATCTTCACCGCATGAATGAGGTCGGGAAACTTGATCGCATCCTGGATGAAGAACACCGGGATGTTGTTGCCTACCAGATCCCAATTGCCTTCCTTGGTATAGAACTTCACCGCGAATCCGCGCACATCGCGCGGCGTATCTACCGAGCCGGCACCGCCTGCGACAGTGGAGAAGCGAGTAAATAGCGGGGTTTTTTCGCCGACCTCGGTAAAGATCTTGGCGGTGGTGTACTTGCTCAACGATTTTGTCAGTTCGAAGTAGCCGTGCGCTGCACTGCCGCGCGCATGTACGATGCGCTCGGGGATACGTTCGTGATCGAAGTGGGTGATCTTCTCGCGCAGTATGAAGTCTTCCAGCAACGTCGGGCCACGCGGCGTGGCGCGTAGCGAGTTCTGGTTGTCGCCAACCGGAATGCCTTGGTTGGTGGTCAGTTGCCGATCCGTTCCGCCTGCCTTTTGGTGCAACTCATCGCCGCTACCGCGCAACACATCGGGGGTGGCGCTTGCCGCGGCGATGGCAGACAGTTGCGCGGGTTTGCTGGGGGACTTGGGCATGGAACTCCACCTTGCGGGCTTGAGATGCTGGCTGATCCGCAAAGCCTGGGAGTGGCGCTGTTAATTGCATGTGTCTGCATGCGAACGAATATTCATATGCATGTAGAAGTTTGCGATCCATCGCACTTGCTTATTGCCTCTGTCACGCGATGTGGCAATACACCGCTGCTTGAAGCGCAACGAGCTCGACTATTAAGTTGTGTTACAGCTCAATAGCGTGTGTTGGCCACTCCTAATGCGCCGATAGATGTGCGGACGTTGACACAGCGTGGGCGTGGGCATCCCACAACGCACAGCGATGACGCTGCACGACGTCGGGCGTTGCGCCGATCCTGCCCACGTGGCGGTGGCGCTTACGCCTCTACATCGTCCTTATACGCATCGACCGGGATACAGGTGCACATCACGTTCTTGTCGCCGTAGACGTTGTCCACGCGTGCCACCGGCGGCCAGTACTTGTGCTGCTTGAGGCTGAGCAGCGGGAAGGCAGCCAGTTCGCGCGGGTAGGCGTGGGGCCATTGGTTGGCCGACACTTGCGTTGCGGTGTGCGGTGCGTGCTTGAGCGGATTGTCTTGGCGGTCCAGGCGGCCGTCTTCGATCGCGTGGATTTCTTCGCGGATCTGGATCATCGCGTCGATGAAGCGGTCCAGTTCGTGCTGCGATTCGCTTTCGGTCGGCTCGACCATCAGCGTGCCGGCCACCGGGAAGCTCAACGTCGGCGCGTGGAAGCCGAAGTCGATCAGACGCTTGGCGATATCTTCTGCGCCGATGCCGCTGGTCTTTTCCAGCGGGCGGATATCGAGGATGCACTCGTGCGCCACCAAACCATTACGACCGGTGTAAAGGATCTTGTAATGCGGTGCCAGGCGCTTGGCGATGTAATTGGCGTTGAGCAGCGCCACCTGGGTCGCCTTGCGCAGCCCGG is part of the Xanthomonas fragariae genome and encodes:
- a CDS encoding IS5 family transposase (programmed frameshift), whose translation is MRHCLPAQRGNVSMTNLQVVNAILYVAEHGCKWRGLPTRFGNWHTVYTRMNRWAKAGVLDRMFAQLQKSQIVRIKIEAVSLDSTSVKVHPDGTGAFKKNGPQAIGKSRGGWNTKIHMVAADARTAITFGLTPGNAHDAPAGRTLLEHLGPVKRPIHLLMDRAYEGNETRQLALDLGFVPVVPPKSNRVEPWEYNREMYKRRNEVERLFRRLKGYRRVFSRFEKLDVMFLGFLSFVLIVDGLRMC
- a CDS encoding catalase is translated as MPKSPSKPAQLSAIAAASATPDVLRGSGDELHQKAGGTDRQLTTNQGIPVGDNQNSLRATPRGPTLLEDFILREKITHFDHERIPERIVHARGSAAHGYFELTKSLSKYTTAKIFTEVGEKTPLFTRFSTVAGGAGSVDTPRDVRGFAVKFYTKEGNWDLVGNNIPVFFIQDAIKFPDLIHAVKMEPDRGFPQAASAHDTFWDFISLTPESMHMVMWAMSDRTIPRSLRMIEGFGVHSFRFLNENGESTFVKFHWRPRLGLQSTIWDEAVKIAGADQDFHRRDLFEAIQSGNFPEWELGVQLFTEAQADAFPFDHLDSTKVIPEELIPLQIVGHMVLDRWPDNFFAETEQVAYCAANIVPGIDFSNDPLLQGRLFSYLDTQLSRLGGPNFHQIPINAPKCPFANNQRDGHMQMGVPKGRVAYEPSSLQADTPHEALRGFRSHAAPAEDGAKGRVRTESFADHYSQARLFYCSQTAPEQAHIASALVFELSKVETAHVREAIVGHLRHIDPALAQRVAHGMGMTNLPPAPPTAVAPTDMPLSPALQLIGKMKDTLQGRTVGILIHDGSDAAAIKAIRKAAEAEGATVKIVAPKLGGAKLSDCKQLAADGQLAGTPSVLFDAVAVLLSSEAARLLTRESAALDFVSHAWAHLKAIAFDDGAQLLLNAGNVGKDAGVIAAADTKAFIAAAKTRQWAREPKVRMLA
- a CDS encoding two-component system sensor histidine kinase NtrB, coding for MRDRYRQIVALFRDCIKEIDLDWRITAINVSGLAELGASRPDQLVSRPWREFWPPEAIGLVDAAIAASADGSIHEFESSCVNFAGVRQTWQVVTSPLFDALGNVEAILAVSKNISDRRALEVAFHNLDTTLKVERACSTGALMLARPRENSLSTQLHSLCDLQERFEGDLDIARDAQGAAGKISEQAQKGEAVGQLLASVLHDLNNVLQAATSAIDLVVQRAQIDAHDAKLLSVADTALQHVSVMAQRLVGFSRQYPYSPEFVDLAELVEQLSPLLEQVIGAGLQLQVRTTHGGCCAMVDRHTVERAILNLVINSRDACASGDRISVETGETFVAAADARLTKPAGHYVTIAVADNGHGMDSEVQSRLFEAYFTTKDADKGDGLGLAQVYSAARQAGGFVEVTSAPSEGARFLLAFPRTQQD
- a CDS encoding AraC family transcriptional regulator, producing the protein MKSIDPADLEALFDAVPDVLFFVKDREGRYTHVNQTMLRRLGLKSRKELIGKRVAEVYPSGLGANYANQDEQVLAGALIDNVLELHLFANREPGWCLTCKRPLLMDGKVQGIIGISRDLGPQDGHESQYEKLRLALAYLNANYVQNVRMQALVEITGFSMSKLQRSFRKVFQLTPQQVLAKLRLQMAMQLLHGSKSVTEIGHACGFSDQSAFTRQFKAAAGMTPREYRMLVNTVQLPVEAYPASVARAQGSSRLR